The following is a genomic window from Sinorhizobium fredii NGR234.
AACACTATCCCGACGGGGTGTCGCTTCTTCTCTCTAATCTTCTGGTCCTCGAGCCCTTCGAGGGCAAGGATCTCATCAAGGTCAGGGAAGCCATCCTGGAGCGCCTCGGTTTTGCCGTGACGCGCGCCGTTCAGGCCACCGACTTCGCCGCCTGGCTCGAGCGGCCCCAGATCGGCATTCTCGTCTGGACGACGGCAGAAGCGGAAATTCAGAAAATGGCGGACCATCTTCGAAAAAGCTGCCTTGCGGCATTCGATAGCCGCCAGGCGAAGATGCCTGCCGTCGTCACTCGGTTCGGCTGCAGCACGACCTATGACGCCAGCACGGCCTCGGACCTTGTGGGGCAAGCGGAAAAGGCCCTGCAGACCGCCACGGAGACGACTAGCGACAAGGTAGTGTTCTCTTCTACGGGCGGGGCTGGCGGCGCCCGCAAGGATTGGATGCTCTATCGCGGCTGACCGGCAGGATCGGGCAGCGCCTTGAATTTATAATTTGCAGTAAAAGCATTCTTTGCAATCGGTTTTGGCGAATGGGTGAGTGGGGGCGAGCCTGTGTGCGCAAGCAATTTGATTCAGAATTTAATTCTATCCAGATCGGCCGAATACAAGGACGCGCTGCTTAGAGCGCAGTGCAAGGTGATATCGAGGCAGGTTCCGCTGATGCATGTCCTGTGCATCGTGAATATCTGGGCGCTCTCCTTTACGACGTTCAGCGATGCGCCGCTCGCCCTGAGCCTGTATTGTCCCTTGATCCTGACAATGCTCTGCGCAAGCCAGGCCCTATGGTGGCTGAAGATTGGTGCGGGCGTTCCAGCGGTTGAAGACGCCGAGCTCGCCTTGGTTCGCACCGGCCGGTTCTCGGGCCTTATCACGCTTGCACTCTGCGCCTGGGCGCTGGCCGTTTTTGCGCATGTCGATGCGTATGGTCAGTCGCACGTCGTGTTCTTCATGGCGATAACGATCATCGGCAGTGTTTCCTGTCTCACGTATCTGCTGCCCGCCGCCATTGTCGTCGGCCTCGTCGCCAACGCAGTCTTCCTCGCCTTTCTGGTGCCGAGTGGAAATACCGTCTTCCTGACGATGTCGCTCAATGTCGTCGTCGTATCCGGCGCCTTTCTGCTTGTTCTCGCGGGCAATTACAGGGAGTTTACCGCACAGGTCGAAGCGCAACTGAGAACGGAGGCGCTCGGCCGCGAAAACCAGCGCCTGGCGAACATCGACAGCCTCACGCACCTGCCGAACCGGCGGAGCTTCTTTGCGCGATTGTCGGCGGAATGCGCCGCCGCGTCGTCGAACCAATCGCGGCTGGCCGTTGCCATGCTCGATCTCGATGGGTTCAAGGCCGTCAACGATCTGTACGGCCACCCCACGGGGGACTGCCTTTTGGTCGAGGTCGGGCGCCGCTTGGAGCAGGCTTGTCCAGGTGACGCCTTTCTTGCCAGGCTGGGCGGGGACGAGTACGCCATCATTGTCGCAAGCGCCGACGAGGCCGATCTGCTGAGGCTCGGCGACCGGATATGCGAAGAAGTCGCGGCCCCTTATGTGCTCGACGGCATCAGCGTGCTGATTTCGGCCTCTGTCGGTTTCGCCGTCTATCCGGACCATGCGGCCGAGCCGGATCTGGTTTTTGAATATGCCGACTATGCGCTCTACGAGGCGAAGCAGAACAAGACGGGGCGGCCCGTATTGTTCTGCAGGGAGCACAGCTTTGCGATCCTCAGAAACGCCAAGATCGAACAGGCGCTCCGCGATGCGGATTTGCGCTCGGAGATCGCCGTCGCCTTCCAGCCAATCATCGACCTGGAAACGGGTCGCGTCGCGGCTTTCGAAGCGTTGTCTCGCTGGGAAAGTCGCGAGCTCGGCGATGTTTCGCCCGCACAGTTCATCCCGATTGCCGAGAAGGCGGGCCTCGTCAGCGAACTGACGCGCGTTCTTCTCGAGCAGTCGCTTTGCGCCGCGCAACAATGGCCGGAACCGTTGCGGCTCTCATTCAATCTCTCGCCGAAGGACATATGCGCGGCCGGGGGTGCGTTGCGGATCGCCAATATCGTCCTGAAGAGCGGCTTCGACCCGAGGCGGATCGACTTCGAAATCACCGAGACCGCGATGATGCACGACTTTCCGCATGCCAGGCAGGCCGTCGAGGCCCTCAGGGCGCTTGGATGCGGCATTTCGCTTGATGATTTCGGTACCGGATATTCGAGCCTTACCCAGCTTCAGACGCTGCCGATCACGAAGCTCAAGATCGATCGTTGCTTTGTCACCGACCTCCAGGAGCAAACGACGGGCTACAGGATCGTCAAGTCGATGCTTTCGCTGGCAAGGGAAATGGGCATTGATTGCATTGTCGAAGGCGTGGAAACCGAGGAGGAGTTGCGTACTTTGCGTCAGCTGGGCTGCCGGCTGGTACAGGGATTTCACATGTCGAAGCCGCTCGATCAGCAGGCCGCTCGGCGATATGTGGGAGCGGTCTTGATCGAACCGGGCAGGCTCTCGGCCTGATGGCGCCGCTCGATCGATGCATCGGGGAGTTTGCGGCACCTGTCTATCGCGATGCCGCCTGGCTAAGGAGGACTTTCCAACCCGAAGTGTGCGTCGCGCCCGAAATGTTGGCGTAGAATACGCGGGGAATGTCTTGCGCATTTTCTGGTTTCCACGAGTAAAGGTCTATCTATGCGCTTGAATATCTTATGTCGTATCTTAAAATGCAGAGATATTGCGGAGATTATAAGTTGATTCAGGATTTTAAGCTAGTTTCCAGGCGGTCAAGGTAATTTCGCGAGGACGATATGCCATACAAGGACAGTGTTCAGCGTGTTTCTACGAGAACGCAGACCCAGATCACCGGGAACGTCAGTTGCAAGACAGGATCGAGCAACGGGATCGTCAAGGATCTTTCCGAAGAGGGTATCTGCTTTCAGCTCCTATTCGATATCGGCGCCCGCACCGGCCAGGAGGTCACGATCCGCAGCGCGGAGCTCGGCCTTCTGACCGGCATCGTTCGGTGGAACAGGGGCGACCGTATCGGAATCAAGCTCAAGCTCTCATCCAACACCGCGGCGCAGATCGCGTCGTACTACAAATTCTTCCAGGCCTGACTGCCTGTCTCCTTAAATCGACGTCGATTTAAGGACAAAGACATGCAGCAATTCAAAGTGCCACAGCGGCCTTTGCGCGCCTGATAAGGCGCGCGGCGCTGTAGGTCCCGTTCGCCCGGCTGACCAGCGAGCTCGGGAAATGCCGGGAGGTATGTGAGGATCAGAGGCGCAGCGCCGCCGTGTAGGCTCTTGGCGGTGTCCGTCACGTGGATGCGCATCAGCCGGTCGAATTCTTCGAAGTCGCCCTTTTCGAGGAGCGCGACGAGCGCGGGTGCTGGCGGTCCATGGCGGCGTGGAGCTTTCCGCCGAACAGATCTTCGAAGGAGACCACCTGCACGGCGGCGTAGCCGAACTCGTCTTTTACGGCCGCGGATACGGCGCGTTCCTCTAGATCGTGGACGACGCCCCGTGTGACGGGCGAGGTTTCGACTTTGACTTCGGCGCCGCCGAGGCGGGCGCGGATGCGGGTTGCGCCGCCGCCGCCGCCGTCGATGCGGCGGGCATCGAGTCCGGCGATGCCGCGACTGGCGGCGATCATGATCCGGTCGAGTGTTTCGTTGATGTCGGCCAAGCTTTCGGCTCGGTCGCGCACGGGCAGGTAGGTCAGGTCGATGTCGACCTACAGGCGCGGCATATCGCGGTAGAACAGGTTGATGGCCGTGCCGCCTTTGAGGGCGAAACCCTTCTCCAGCGCAATGAACGATAGGAGGCGCATCAGCAGGGATACCTGCGCGGCGTAAGGTTCACGGGCCATCGGTCTCTCCTATTGGCTGGACGAATTCCGGAGGGACCGTGATCCGGTACCGGGGATGTAACTTGCCCCCCTTCACCAGCGCGCGGTCGCCGGTGCCGAGGTCGAATTCCTCTGCCTGGAGGCGTTCGCGCCAGGAATGCTTGTGGCGGTCCGCGAAGACGAAGAACAGGCGGCGGACCTTGATCTTGCGGCAGCTGTTCAGGAGTGCTGCGAGGCGGCGCGGGCTAAGAGTGGCGAGCCCTTCGAACACCATGTCGAGATTATGGAAGCTCTCATGTTCCGGCAGTTCGTCGAGAGCTTCGAGGATCGCGCGTTCCGGGGAGGATATCCGCATGGCCCATCCCCAGGGCAACGTAGTCGCGCTCGCCGACTTGTTTTCGGTGAGGCCGAGATCGGGTTCGCTGAACAGGGAGAGGGTGCGCGTGGTTATCGGTGCGTCGAGCTGAAGGCGGGCCAGCCATGACGGAATGTCATCGCCATAGAGCCAGGCGGGCCTAGATGCGCCAAGCGGCAGGTGGTGGATGTAGCCCAGCAGGCCGAGAGCGGTGCTGCCGCCGGCATGGACCGGATAGTTCATGATATGCTGGAGTGAAAGCAGGCAGGTCTGCCAATCAAGCGGGACCGGCTGCGGGGCTGGACGGCGGAAGACCCCGCGCTCAAGGCGATCCAGCCAGCCGCTCTCTATATATTTGCGGGTCAGGAACCGGCTGACGCCGTGTGACTCCAGCCATGGCGCATCGACAACGAAGCCAGCCGGGACGGCTTCGAGAACGCTCTTTAGCTTGTCTTCTTTAAGTGCACCCATGGTACACATAATAACAAATTTATAAAGAGATGTGCAAGGGACTCTTTGAGAGCCGCCTAATTTGGGTATCCAAGGTACACGAAAATGGCAATTTTCGAAGAGAGGCTCGCTCCGCCATAGGCTAGCCAGGCTCTGGGCTGGCGCCCGAACCACTTAAGGGCAAAGGCATGCAGCAATTCAAAGTGCACAGCGGCCTTTGCGCGCCTGATAAGGCGCGCGGCGCGGTAGGTCCCGGTCGCCCGGCTGACCAGCGATCTCGGGAGGAGCGCGGAGGCGTGCGCGGATCAGAGGCGCAGCGCCGCCGTGTAGGTCTTCGCGGTGTCCGTCACATGGATGCGCATCAGCCGGTCGAATTCTTCGAAGTCGCCCTTTTCGAAGAGCGCGACGAAGGCGCGGTGTTCCTTGAAGGAGCGGGGCGTCTGCACGTCGATCGGCGCGCTGTAATTGGTCCTGAGCGCCGCAACCCGCCCGGCGACCAGCCGGTAGGAGTCCTCAACGTAGCGATTGCCGCAGTGGTTGACGAAGGCGTCATGAAAGGCCGTATCGGCCCGTCCGTAGGCAACCTTGTCCTTTGCCTCCACGGCCATCTCCATCTCGCCGATTACCCGTCTGAGCTCGACGAGCGTGCCGTCCCGGTCATTGCGGTAGGCAAGCCTGGCCGCCTGCGGTTCCAGAATGGCGCGGAATTCGCAGAGCATGGCGATATCCTCGGCGTCCGGGCTGAACACGAAGCTGCCGACCTGCGGGCGGATCACCACCAGTCCCTGCAACTGGAGCTGGTTCAGGGCTTCCCGAACGGGGGTCCGGCTGATCCCGAAGGATTGCGCCAGCATCTCCTCGGCGATGACGGCGCCCGGCGGAAACTCGCCTTCGATGATCGCCTGTCTGAGACGCGACGCCACCTTCTGGGCCAGAGATTGTGACGGCTCGAGCTTCAATGACGGCATGGCGGGATCCATTTGCAGGCGACTGCCGCCGTTGAGGAAAGACCCGTTACGGCGGCTGCCAGAGATATATACACGGGCGCCGGATGGCGACAAGCCGGTCCGGCGCCGAGCGATCTTGCTGCTTCGAAGTGTCAATCGGCCCGGATGCGCTTGAGCTCGCCGAAGACGAGATCGAGCGTTTCGGGTCCGATCGCCGCCGCATGGCGCTCGGAGATCACCTTGAGCTTGTCGCGCAGCCGCTCCATCTCCTCGGGCGTGATCTCGTTGACCTCCATTCCCTGGGTCTTCAGGTTGGCCAGGCTCACCTCGGACTTCTCCCGGTTGACCTTGCGCTGTTCCTTCTGCCCGACGAGGGCGCAGTCCTTGAGGACCGTCTGCTCCTCCGGCGAGAGCCCGTCCCATATCTTCTTGGAGAACAGCACCAGCGTCGGGCTGTAGGCGTGCTTGGTGAGCGTCAGGTATTTCTGAACCTCGTAGAACTTCATGTTCTCGATGTTGTTGAACGGGTTTTCCTGACCGTCGACGGTTCCGGTCTCGAGCGCAGAATAGATCTCCGAAAAGGCGAGAGGCACGGCGTTGGAGCCGAGCTCCTTGAAGGTGTCGATGAAGATGTTGTTCTGCATGACGCGCATCTTGACGCCCTCGAAATCCTCGGCCTTGGCGATCGGGTGGCGCGAGTTGGTGGTGTGGCGGAAGCCGTTCTCCCACCAAGCGAGGTTGACGGCGCCGACCGCCGGCAGCTTGTCGGAGAACCATTGGCCGACCTTGCCGTCGAGCACCTGGTCGGCTTCCCTCTCGTCGTTGAACAGGAAGGGCAGATCGAAGACACCGAAGGACGGGACGATCGAGGTCAGCGGCGCCGTCGAGGTCAGCACCATCTCGAGCGAGCCGGTGCGAACGCTTTGCGTCGCGGTCAGGTCATTGCCGAGAGCGCCGTCCCAATAGGGCTGCATCTTCATCTTGCCGCCGGTTTTTTCGAGCGTGCAGGCGCCCATGGCGGCAAGGCCGTTGCCCATTGGGTGTTCCTTGCTGACGCCGTTCGAGACGCGGATCGTTCGTTCCTGGAACTCGGCGTTGGCCGATCCGGCAGTGAAGAGTGCGGTGGCGGCGATGGCCGCCGCCATGCCGGTTCGTGTGAAGAGCATGCGCATTTTCAATCCTCCCTTGGATTTCTTATCGATGCGTGAGCCAGTCGAGTGGTACCATGACGAGATCGGGGAAAAGGACGAGCAGGAAGAGAACGATGAGCTCGGCCCAGAGGAAGGGCCACAGGCCCTTCATCAGATCGCCCATGGAGATGTTGGCGACCCGGCACATGACGTTGAGCACGATGCCGACGGGGGGCGTTATCAGCCCGATCGCGTTGTTCATGATGAAGAGGACGCCGAAATAGACCGGGTCGATGCCTGCCTGCTTGATCACCGGCATCAGCACGGGGGTCAGGATCATCAGGGTCGGCGCGAAGTCGAGCGCCGTGCCGACGATCACCACGATGACCATGATGACAGCCATCAGCAGGATCTTGTTGTCCATGAAGGGGCTGAGCATCGCCTCGACCTGGGAGGGCAGCTCCGACAGGGTGATGAGCCAGGCCGAAATCAGCGCTGTCGCGATCAGGAAGACGATCACGGCGGTGCTCTTTGCCGCGGCGACGATGATCGGGTGAAGTTGGCGGAGCGGCAGTTCCCGGTAGACGAAGGCGCCGACCAGGAACGCATAGACGCAGGCGACGACTCCGGCCTCCGTCGGTGTGAAGATGCCGAATTTGAGCCCGCCGATGATGCCGGCCGGCATGACGAGCGCCCATATACCGTCGATGCCGGCGCGCAACCGGGCGCCCCAGTCTTGACGCGGCAGAACCTTGGCCTTGTCGCGCCGAGCCACCCACAGCCAGGCGAAGAGAAGAGAGATCCCCATCATCAAGCCCGGAACGATCCCGGCCAGGAACAGCTTGCCGATCGAGACATTGGCGATGACGCCGAAGACGATGAGGCCGATCGAAGGCGGGATCACCGGCGCGATCACGCCGCCGGCGGCGATGAGGCCCGCGGACCGCGGCACGTCGTAGCCGGCCCGGCGCATCATCGGGATCAGCAGCGCGCCGATCGCCGCCGCGTCGGCTGCTGCACTCCCCGAGATCGCGGCCATCAACACGGAAGCGAAAATCGCCACGAAGCCGAGGCCGCCGCGAAGATGCCCGACGAAAGTCAGCGCGAAGGTAACGATACGCTTCGAAATGCCGCCGGCATTCATGAGTTCGCCGGCCAGCATGAAGAACGGAATGGCGAGCAGCGGAAAGCTGTCGGCACCCTCGATGATCTTCTGCGACAGGATCGTCGTGTCGATATTGCCTTGCAGCACCATCAGCGCGACGGCGCAGATCAGCAGGGCGAAGGCGATCGGCACGCCAAGGGCAATGGCGCCGATCAGCGAACCGGTGAAAATCGCGATGGTCATCGCTCAGCCCTCTCAGTTGCGGGAACCGGCGGGATCTCTTCGCTCTCGCTGATTTCGAGAAGTTCGTCGTCGCGGATCTGGCCCGTTACCGCGCGCCAGAGCTTGGCGAGCGCGTGCAGGCCGATGCCCGTCGCCGATAAATAGACGACGCCATAGACCCAGATCATCGGAATTTCCGTCACCGGTGCCAGGGTGCTGGCATTGACCTCGTGCTGAAGCCATGTGCCGCGCAAGAGCATCGCGCAACAGATCAGGATGAGGCTCTGGCCGAGCACGCAACAGGCAATCCTGCCGCGCCGGGAAAGGGCGCGCACGAAGGTGTCCATCCCGAGATGGGAGCCGTCGCGCATTGCCACGACCGCTCCGATGAAGGTGATCCAGACGAAGAAGATGCGCGAGAGCTCCTCGGAGATCACGATGCCGGAATTGAAGGCATAGCGCAGCACCACATTGCCGAAGACCATGACGACCATGGCGGCGAGCAGAAAAGCGAGCAGCGCCTCGATCGCCTGGAACAACCGGTTCATAGCGAAACGACCTTGCCGGGGTTGAGCAGGTTTTCGGGGTCGAGCGCCCCCTTCAGGACCCGCATCAGCGCGATCTCGGCGTCACTGCGGGCATGGCCGAGCCATTTCTTCTTCGTCGTGCCGATGCCGTGTTCCGCCGAAATGCTGCCGCCCATTTCGCGCACGAGCCCGTAGATGATCGCGTCCATCGCTTCCTTCGGCTGCTGCTCCATCGGCAGTCCGGCGACCCAGGCGACGAGATGCAGGTTCCCGTCGCCGATATGCCCGTAATAGACGCTGTCACAGCCGGGAATGCCCGCTTCGAGGGCCGCCTTGCATCGGCTTGCGAAGCTGTCCATCCGGTCGACCTGGAGGCCGATATCGTAGGAGATGTGCGGCCCCAGCCCGGTTCCGAATTCGGCGCAGGCATCGCGCACCGCCCAGAAGTCCTTCACCTGGGCATGGGACTGGGCGACCGCGGCATCGGCCAGAATGCCGCTCTCCGCCATCTCCTCCAGCCAGGATTGGAACCGCGCCGCATCGGTTGCCTCGTCCGAGCCGTGCGTCTCGACCAGCACGTAGAAGCCATGGCCGGAGGCGACCGGCGAACGAACCTTCAACCGTTCGGTGACGACCTGCCAATAATCGGGCCACATCACCTCGAACGCGGAGAGGATGGGTCCGAGCCCGCTGCGGGCGCCGGCCAGGAGTGCCGCAACATCCGCATAACTCGAAAGCGCGCAGAGCGCCGCCGCGGTGGAGCGTGGCCTGGGGAACAGCCGCAGCACCACCCGGGTGATGATGCCAAGCGTGCCTTCCGACCCGATGAAGAGGTGCTTGAGATCGTAGCCGGCATTGTTCTTCAAGAGCTTGTTGAGGTTGGTCAGCACCGTTCCGTCCGGCAGGACCACTTCGAGGCCAAGGACGAGATCGCGGGTCATTCCATAGCGGATGACGCGATTTCCGCCGGCGTTGGTCGAGAGATTGCCTCCGATCGCGCAGGATCCGCGCGAGCCGAGGTCCAACGGAAACAGAAACCCCGCCTCGTCGGCCGCCCTCTGCACGACCTCGAGCGGCGTACCGGCCTTGACGGTCATCGTCGCGCTGACGGGATCGATTTCCTCGATGCCGACCATGCGTTCGAGCGAAATAGCGATCCAGCCGGGCTCCGGCGTCGCGCCGCCGCAGAGGCCGGTCAGTCCGCCCTGCGGCACGAAGGGCAGCCGCGCCGCCCGGCAGGCGGCCACGGCGCGCGCCGCTTCCTGGGCATTGCCAGGCCGCAATACCGCCAGCGGTTCGCCAGGAGGTTTGCTGCTCCAGTCGTTGCGGTTGCGCAGAGGAATGTCGTTGCCGGTCAGGACCGCCTGGGTCCCGAGCTCCGCCCTCAATTCATCGAGCAAACCTTCGCTCGAACGATCCCGTTCCCTTGCATCCATTCGCTGGCTTCTTTCTTGTATGTAAGGTACTGTACCTTAGCAGTGGCGGGTGATATGTCAAGCTCCGCTAACGCACACAGAACTTCGCCCAGCACGGGGGGAGCCAGAACGAGGGAATATCGCGATGCCAGAGAGATCCAGCCGGTTCGGCCTGTCCGCAGCAATGGTGACGCCATTTCGCCAGGACGGCAGCATCGACTTTGCCCGCTTTGCCCGGCATGCCCGAGCCTGCCTGGACAACGGTTGCACCAGCGTGACAGCCTTCGGCACGACCGGGGAAGGCGCCTCGATCGACATCTGCGATCGCGAGCGGGCGCTCGGTGCGCTGGCCGGCGTGGGGATCGAGGGTAGGGACGTCGTCGTCTGCGTCGCTGCCGCCTCGGTGGGAGAGGCGCTCGCGCAGGCGCGCATGGCTGCGGATTTCGGCAGTCGAAATCTTCTTCTGCCGCCGCCCTTCTACTTCAAGGGTGTGAGCGACGAGGGCCTGTTTGTCTGGTTCTGCGAAGTGCTCGAAAGGCTCGGAACGGCAGCGGGCGGCGTCATCCTCTACAACATCCCTTCGGTCACCCAGGTGCCCCTCTCTGTCGAATTGATCGCCCGGTTGAAGCAGGCCCTTCCGGGCGTCGTGACCGGCGTCAAGGATTCCTCCGGCGACTGGGCCTATACGCAGAAGCTGATCGCGGCGCACAACGACCTCGCCATCCTGATCGGCGACGAACGTTATCTGGCTGAAGGCGTGCGCCTGGGAGGAGAGGGGGCGATCTCGGGTCTCGCCAATGTCTGCCCGCAGGTGCTGCTTGCTCTGGCGCAGGACGGGCGAGGGGACGCGCGGATCAACGGTCTGGTGGACGAGGTGCTCAAATACCCGGTGGTGCCGGCCGTGAAAGCGCTCGTCGCTCACCGCAGTGGCGACCGCGCCTGGCTGAATGTTCGCGCGCCGCTGGTGGGCCTGGGCGAACTCGAAGCGGACCGGCTCGGTTCGTTTTTCGACCGCCTGTTCGAGACCGGGGCGGATTGACGCCAGACCGGCCTACTTCCTGTCGACCCTCAGTCCCTCAAGCAAGGCCCGGAAGCCGTCCACCGCTCTTCGCGATGTTTCCTCGGCCGCGTCGGAATTGGCGATCCACAAGGCGGCATGGCTGCTGGCGCCGTTGATCAGGCGCGCCGCCACTTCAATGTCGACGTCGATGATAACGCCGTCGGCCTTCAGCTGGCGCAGGCTTTCGCTCAAGGCAGCGATGCAGCCGTTGGTGCTCGGCCATTGCGAGATGTCTCCGAGCACGGCCGGCCCATCGCGAAACATGATGCGCTGGATTTCCGGCTCGAGCGCCATCTGGATATAGGCGACGCACTCCTCCACGAAGCCTTCCCAGCGGTTCGGCGCGGCTGCCGAGACGCGATTGAGCCGAGCCGTCATCTCTGCGTCGATCTCGTGGATGACCGCCTGCAGCAGTCCCTTCTTGTCCCCGAAGTGGTGATAGAGCGCGCCTCTCGTCAG
Proteins encoded in this region:
- a CDS encoding putative bifunctional diguanylate cyclase/phosphodiesterase; the protein is MISRQVPLMHVLCIVNIWALSFTTFSDAPLALSLYCPLILTMLCASQALWWLKIGAGVPAVEDAELALVRTGRFSGLITLALCAWALAVFAHVDAYGQSHVVFFMAITIIGSVSCLTYLLPAAIVVGLVANAVFLAFLVPSGNTVFLTMSLNVVVVSGAFLLVLAGNYREFTAQVEAQLRTEALGRENQRLANIDSLTHLPNRRSFFARLSAECAAASSNQSRLAVAMLDLDGFKAVNDLYGHPTGDCLLVEVGRRLEQACPGDAFLARLGGDEYAIIVASADEADLLRLGDRICEEVAAPYVLDGISVLISASVGFAVYPDHAAEPDLVFEYADYALYEAKQNKTGRPVLFCREHSFAILRNAKIEQALRDADLRSEIAVAFQPIIDLETGRVAAFEALSRWESRELGDVSPAQFIPIAEKAGLVSELTRVLLEQSLCAAQQWPEPLRLSFNLSPKDICAAGGALRIANIVLKSGFDPRRIDFEITETAMMHDFPHARQAVEALRALGCGISLDDFGTGYSSLTQLQTLPITKLKIDRCFVTDLQEQTTGYRIVKSMLSLAREMGIDCIVEGVETEEELRTLRQLGCRLVQGFHMSKPLDQQAARRYVGAVLIEPGRLSA
- a CDS encoding PilZ domain-containing protein, whose translation is MPYKDSVQRVSTRTQTQITGNVSCKTGSSNGIVKDLSEEGICFQLLFDIGARTGQEVTIRSAELGLLTGIVRWNRGDRIGIKLKLSSNTAAQIASYYKFFQA
- a CDS encoding type IV toxin-antitoxin system AbiEi family antitoxin domain-containing protein, with the protein product MGALKEDKLKSVLEAVPAGFVVDAPWLESHGVSRFLTRKYIESGWLDRLERGVFRRPAPQPVPLDWQTCLLSLQHIMNYPVHAGGSTALGLLGYIHHLPLGASRPAWLYGDDIPSWLARLQLDAPITTRTLSLFSEPDLGLTENKSASATTLPWGWAMRISSPERAILEALDELPEHESFHNLDMVFEGLATLSPRRLAALLNSCRKIKVRRLFFVFADRHKHSWRERLQAEEFDLGTGDRALVKGGKLHPRYRITVPPEFVQPIGETDGP
- a CDS encoding GntR family transcriptional regulator; this encodes MPSLKLEPSQSLAQKVASRLRQAIIEGEFPPGAVIAEEMLAQSFGISRTPVREALNQLQLQGLVVIRPQVGSFVFSPDAEDIAMLCEFRAILEPQAARLAYRNDRDGTLVELRRVIGEMEMAVEAKDKVAYGRADTAFHDAFVNHCGNRYVEDSYRLVAGRVAALRTNYSAPIDVQTPRSFKEHRAFVALFEKGDFEEFDRLMRIHVTDTAKTYTAALRL
- a CDS encoding TRAP transporter substrate-binding protein encodes the protein MRMLFTRTGMAAAIAATALFTAGSANAEFQERTIRVSNGVSKEHPMGNGLAAMGACTLEKTGGKMKMQPYWDGALGNDLTATQSVRTGSLEMVLTSTAPLTSIVPSFGVFDLPFLFNDEREADQVLDGKVGQWFSDKLPAVGAVNLAWWENGFRHTTNSRHPIAKAEDFEGVKMRVMQNNIFIDTFKELGSNAVPLAFSEIYSALETGTVDGQENPFNNIENMKFYEVQKYLTLTKHAYSPTLVLFSKKIWDGLSPEEQTVLKDCALVGQKEQRKVNREKSEVSLANLKTQGMEVNEITPEEMERLRDKLKVISERHAAAIGPETLDLVFGELKRIRAD
- a CDS encoding TRAP transporter large permease — encoded protein: MTIAIFTGSLIGAIALGVPIAFALLICAVALMVLQGNIDTTILSQKIIEGADSFPLLAIPFFMLAGELMNAGGISKRIVTFALTFVGHLRGGLGFVAIFASVLMAAISGSAAADAAAIGALLIPMMRRAGYDVPRSAGLIAAGGVIAPVIPPSIGLIVFGVIANVSIGKLFLAGIVPGLMMGISLLFAWLWVARRDKAKVLPRQDWGARLRAGIDGIWALVMPAGIIGGLKFGIFTPTEAGVVACVYAFLVGAFVYRELPLRQLHPIIVAAAKSTAVIVFLIATALISAWLITLSELPSQVEAMLSPFMDNKILLMAVIMVIVVIVGTALDFAPTLMILTPVLMPVIKQAGIDPVYFGVLFIMNNAIGLITPPVGIVLNVMCRVANISMGDLMKGLWPFLWAELIVLFLLVLFPDLVMVPLDWLTHR
- a CDS encoding TRAP transporter small permease gives rise to the protein MNRLFQAIEALLAFLLAAMVVMVFGNVVLRYAFNSGIVISEELSRIFFVWITFIGAVVAMRDGSHLGMDTFVRALSRRGRIACCVLGQSLILICCAMLLRGTWLQHEVNASTLAPVTEIPMIWVYGVVYLSATGIGLHALAKLWRAVTGQIRDDELLEISESEEIPPVPATERAER
- a CDS encoding FAD-binding oxidoreductase → MDARERDRSSEGLLDELRAELGTQAVLTGNDIPLRNRNDWSSKPPGEPLAVLRPGNAQEAARAVAACRAARLPFVPQGGLTGLCGGATPEPGWIAISLERMVGIEEIDPVSATMTVKAGTPLEVVQRAADEAGFLFPLDLGSRGSCAIGGNLSTNAGGNRVIRYGMTRDLVLGLEVVLPDGTVLTNLNKLLKNNAGYDLKHLFIGSEGTLGIITRVVLRLFPRPRSTAAALCALSSYADVAALLAGARSGLGPILSAFEVMWPDYWQVVTERLKVRSPVASGHGFYVLVETHGSDEATDAARFQSWLEEMAESGILADAAVAQSHAQVKDFWAVRDACAEFGTGLGPHISYDIGLQVDRMDSFASRCKAALEAGIPGCDSVYYGHIGDGNLHLVAWVAGLPMEQQPKEAMDAIIYGLVREMGGSISAEHGIGTTKKKWLGHARSDAEIALMRVLKGALDPENLLNPGKVVSL
- a CDS encoding dihydrodipicolinate synthase family protein — protein: MPERSSRFGLSAAMVTPFRQDGSIDFARFARHARACLDNGCTSVTAFGTTGEGASIDICDRERALGALAGVGIEGRDVVVCVAAASVGEALAQARMAADFGSRNLLLPPPFYFKGVSDEGLFVWFCEVLERLGTAAGGVILYNIPSVTQVPLSVELIARLKQALPGVVTGVKDSSGDWAYTQKLIAAHNDLAILIGDERYLAEGVRLGGEGAISGLANVCPQVLLALAQDGRGDARINGLVDEVLKYPVVPAVKALVAHRSGDRAWLNVRAPLVGLGELEADRLGSFFDRLFETGAD
- a CDS encoding TetR/AcrR family transcriptional regulator; the encoded protein is MRRQRQEMIAETRAKLIAAARQAFGAAGYAEASMDDFTAGAGLTRGALYHHFGDKKGLLQAVIHEIDAEMTARLNRVSAAAPNRWEGFVEECVAYIQMALEPEIQRIMFRDGPAVLGDISQWPSTNGCIAALSESLRQLKADGVIIDVDIEVAARLINGASSHAALWIANSDAAEETSRRAVDGFRALLEGLRVDRK